One Roseomonas gilardii subsp. gilardii genomic region harbors:
- the eutC gene encoding ethanolamine ammonia-lyase subunit EutC, producing the protein MAADFWEGLRLATRARVGLGRSGDAMRLSDVLDFQMAHAVARDAVHTPLDVAALRADLAPLESVEVRSAAGDRGTYLRRPDLGRRLAPESRALLRRGGYDAVFVIGDGLSALAVQKHAAPVLHATLERLRGWRIAPVVVATQARVALGDEIGEALGATLCAMLIGERPGLSVAESLGVYLTYAPRTGCQDSGRNCISNIHGQGGLSHEGAAEKLAWLMREARQRKLSGIGLKDEAPAALPGAEERPGGGSTSTRDHRKCHALSAGCRYGPGSNGPASARRSGHAAPRRP; encoded by the coding sequence ATGGCGGCGGATTTCTGGGAAGGGCTGCGCCTCGCCACGCGGGCGCGTGTCGGTTTGGGGCGCAGCGGCGATGCCATGCGGCTGTCCGATGTGCTGGATTTTCAGATGGCGCATGCGGTGGCCCGCGATGCCGTGCACACGCCGCTCGATGTCGCGGCGCTACGGGCCGATCTGGCGCCGCTGGAGAGTGTGGAGGTGCGAAGCGCGGCGGGGGATCGTGGCACCTATCTGCGCCGCCCCGATCTCGGGCGGCGGCTGGCGCCGGAAAGCCGGGCGCTGCTGCGGCGGGGCGGGTACGACGCGGTCTTCGTGATCGGCGACGGGCTCTCGGCCCTGGCGGTGCAGAAGCATGCGGCGCCGGTTCTGCATGCCACGCTGGAGCGGTTGCGCGGCTGGCGCATCGCGCCGGTCGTCGTGGCGACCCAGGCGCGGGTGGCGCTGGGCGACGAGATCGGCGAGGCCCTCGGCGCCACGCTCTGCGCCATGCTGATCGGGGAGCGCCCGGGCCTGAGCGTGGCGGAAAGCCTGGGCGTGTACCTGACCTATGCGCCGCGCACGGGCTGCCAGGATTCCGGCCGCAACTGCATCTCCAACATCCATGGGCAGGGAGGGCTGTCGCATGAGGGGGCGGCGGAGAAGCTGGCCTGGCTGATGCGCGAGGCCCGGCAGCGCAAGCTGAGCGGCATCGGCCTCAAGGACGAGGCGCCGGCAGCATTGCCGGGGGCTGAGGAGAGACCGGGTGGAGGCAGCACCTCCACCCGGGATCACCGGAAGTGCCACGCCCTCAGCGCAGGATGCCGGTATGGCCCAGGGAGTAACGGCCCGGCATCGGCCAGACGGTCAGGCCATGCGGCTCCGCGCCGACCTTGA
- a CDS encoding creatininase family protein → MSRRSAFRKRHLALLQIPVLAGFLVLAPLAWAQQPDTVWLDQLTWTEIRAATQAGKRTVIIPVGGTEQSGPFIAVGKHNARVAVLGEQIARQLGNALLAPVIAYVPEGNIDPPSSHMRFPGTISIPPEVFEGLLTSAAESFAAHGFTDIVLIGDHGGYQKNLQRVADRLNRQWAKGPVRAHYIPQYYTTIESSFAPALRARGLGDDIGTHADLMDTALTLATRPALVRQQALQAAAKPGTAQGVYGGDPRPATAELGQIGTGAIVAQTVAAIRQATAPRR, encoded by the coding sequence ATGTCCCGCCGATCCGCCTTCCGGAAGCGACACCTGGCCCTTCTCCAGATTCCGGTCCTGGCCGGCTTCCTGGTTCTCGCCCCCCTGGCCTGGGCGCAGCAGCCCGACACGGTCTGGCTCGACCAGCTCACCTGGACGGAGATCCGCGCCGCCACCCAGGCCGGCAAGCGCACCGTCATCATCCCCGTGGGCGGCACCGAGCAGAGCGGCCCCTTCATCGCCGTGGGCAAGCACAATGCCCGCGTGGCCGTGCTGGGCGAGCAGATCGCCCGGCAACTCGGCAATGCCCTGCTCGCCCCGGTGATCGCCTATGTGCCCGAGGGCAATATCGACCCGCCCAGCTCGCATATGCGCTTCCCCGGCACGATCAGCATCCCGCCCGAGGTCTTCGAGGGATTGCTGACCTCCGCCGCCGAGAGCTTCGCCGCGCATGGCTTCACCGACATCGTGCTGATCGGCGACCATGGCGGCTATCAGAAGAACCTGCAGCGCGTGGCCGACCGGCTGAACCGCCAATGGGCCAAGGGGCCGGTGCGGGCGCACTACATCCCGCAATACTACACGACCATCGAGAGCAGCTTCGCCCCGGCCCTGCGCGCCCGCGGGCTGGGCGACGATATCGGCACCCATGCCGACCTCATGGACACCGCCCTGACACTGGCCACACGCCCCGCTTTGGTGCGGCAGCAGGCCCTCCAGGCGGCGGCCAAGCCCGGCACGGCGCAGGGCGTCTATGGCGGCGACCCGCGCCCCGCCACGGCCGAGCTCGGCCAGATCGGCACCGGTGCCATCGTCGCCCAGACCGTGGCCGCCATCCGGCAGGCCACCGCGCCACGCCGCTGA
- a CDS encoding amidohydrolase has product MGTDLDFIAATSANDGGVARIRRDLHRFPELGFLEYRTAAKVAATLERLGWAVKAGPEVMVEGEMPGRPSPAEIAAACEAALAAGAPPEWVARMPGGQTGVVAEMRRGEGPVLAFRFDMDALPVRETAAPEHAPNREGFASARPGVMHACGHDGHTAIGLALAARLTAPMARWRGTIRLIFQPAEEGGRGARPMVAAGVVDGVDHFFAGHLGCLLPSGTVAPVATGFLYSNKLDAFLEGRAAHAAMGPQEGRNALLAGATAALNLHAISRHAESPTRVNVGRMVAGSGRNVIADSCHLVLEVRGGSQEALDYMDRRAREVLAGAAAMQDVTLRIEEMGGSIGAMPSPEAAAIVAEVAHAVPGIARIEPEWPIGGGDDATLMLRRVQEQGGSATYFLLGADLKGIHHAVDFDFDEAALPQGVDLFAGIAERVLAPAEAARG; this is encoded by the coding sequence ATGGGAACGGATCTGGATTTCATCGCGGCGACCAGCGCCAATGACGGCGGGGTGGCGCGCATCCGGCGCGACCTGCACCGTTTCCCGGAACTCGGCTTCCTGGAATACCGCACCGCCGCGAAGGTCGCCGCCACGCTGGAGCGCCTCGGCTGGGCGGTGAAGGCGGGGCCGGAGGTGATGGTGGAGGGTGAGATGCCCGGCCGCCCCTCCCCCGCCGAGATCGCGGCGGCGTGCGAGGCGGCGCTGGCGGCCGGGGCACCGCCGGAATGGGTGGCGCGCATGCCCGGCGGCCAGACCGGGGTGGTGGCGGAGATGCGGCGCGGCGAGGGGCCGGTGCTCGCCTTCCGCTTCGACATGGACGCGCTGCCGGTGCGGGAAACGGCGGCGCCGGAGCATGCGCCGAACCGCGAGGGCTTCGCCTCCGCCCGCCCCGGGGTGATGCATGCCTGCGGCCATGACGGGCATACCGCCATCGGCCTCGCCCTCGCCGCCCGGCTCACGGCGCCCATGGCGCGCTGGCGGGGCACGATCCGCCTGATCTTCCAGCCCGCCGAGGAAGGCGGGCGCGGCGCCCGGCCGATGGTGGCGGCCGGTGTCGTGGACGGGGTGGACCATTTCTTCGCCGGGCATCTCGGCTGCCTGCTGCCCTCGGGCACGGTGGCGCCGGTGGCCACGGGCTTCCTCTATTCCAACAAGCTGGACGCCTTCCTCGAAGGGCGCGCGGCACATGCGGCGATGGGGCCGCAGGAAGGGCGCAACGCCCTGCTGGCCGGCGCCACGGCGGCGCTGAACCTGCACGCCATCAGCCGCCATGCGGAATCGCCCACGCGGGTGAATGTCGGGAGGATGGTGGCGGGCAGCGGGCGCAACGTGATCGCCGATTCCTGCCATCTGGTGCTGGAGGTGCGCGGCGGCTCGCAGGAGGCGCTGGACTACATGGACCGCCGGGCACGGGAGGTTCTGGCCGGGGCGGCGGCGATGCAGGATGTCACGCTGCGCATCGAGGAGATGGGCGGCAGCATCGGCGCCATGCCGAGCCCGGAGGCCGCCGCTATCGTGGCCGAGGTGGCGCACGCCGTGCCGGGGATCGCGCGGATCGAGCCGGAATGGCCGATCGGCGGTGGCGACGACGCCACGCTGATGCTGCGGCGAGTGCAGGAACAGGGCGGTAGCGCGACCTATTTCCTGCTGGGGGCGGACCTCAAGGGGATTCACCACGCGGTGGACTTCGACTTCGATGAGGCCGCGCTGCCGCAGGGCGTGGACCTCTTCGCCGGCATCGCGGAGCGGGTGCTGGCGCCCGCGGAGGCGGCGCGCGGCTAA
- a CDS encoding carbohydrate ABC transporter permease: MQRRALFRSRWLPWALVLPQLLIIFVFFYWPTGEAFYWAFTLQQPWGGGNTWVGWQNFAEVFGNAAYWHSVAISIFYAFATTALAVAASLLLAVFVDRELRGSRAYRLALVWPYAIAAPAIGIIFRFIFDPRAGLFSFLNAVAPGSWDPTLVGSHAMTMLIMAGAWQLVSYNFVFLLAGLQGIPRSLTEAAAMDGAGPLRRMWDMQVPLLSPTLFFLAVINLTDSFTHSFALVDTMTQGGPARSTELMVYKIYSDGFKGLDYSGAAAQSIVLMLLVMAMTFIQFRFIERRLHYK, translated from the coding sequence ATGCAACGACGCGCCCTGTTCCGCAGCCGCTGGCTCCCCTGGGCCCTGGTGCTGCCGCAGCTGCTGATCATCTTCGTCTTCTTCTACTGGCCGACCGGCGAGGCCTTCTACTGGGCCTTCACGCTGCAGCAGCCCTGGGGCGGCGGCAACACCTGGGTCGGCTGGCAGAACTTCGCCGAGGTCTTCGGCAACGCCGCCTACTGGCATTCGGTCGCCATCAGCATCTTCTACGCCTTCGCCACCACGGCGCTGGCGGTCGCGGCCTCGCTGCTGCTCGCCGTCTTCGTCGACCGGGAACTGCGCGGCAGCCGCGCCTACCGCCTCGCCCTGGTCTGGCCCTATGCCATCGCGGCGCCGGCGATCGGCATCATCTTCCGCTTCATCTTCGACCCGCGCGCCGGCCTCTTCTCCTTCCTCAACGCCGTGGCACCGGGAAGCTGGGACCCCACGCTGGTCGGCTCGCATGCCATGACCATGCTGATCATGGCCGGGGCCTGGCAGCTCGTCTCCTACAACTTCGTCTTCCTGCTGGCCGGACTGCAGGGCATTCCCCGTTCGCTGACCGAGGCGGCGGCGATGGACGGGGCCGGGCCGCTGCGCCGGATGTGGGACATGCAGGTGCCGCTGCTCTCGCCCACGCTGTTCTTCCTGGCCGTGATCAACCTGACGGACAGCTTCACGCACAGCTTCGCGCTGGTGGACACGATGACGCAGGGCGGGCCGGCGCGCTCCACCGAGCTGATGGTCTACAAGATCTATTCCGACGGCTTCAAGGGCCTGGACTATTCCGGCGCCGCCGCGCAGAGCATCGTGCTCATGCTGCTGGTGATGGCGATGACCTTCATCCAGTTCCGCTTCATCGAGCGGCGGCTGCACTACAAGTGA
- a CDS encoding extracellular solute-binding protein — MLRRSVIAVGLALGLLSPALPQGQAQAQAPRQNVTFWYGLTGQLSEVVQQVCQRFNDSQAQYRITCVSQGEYAQALQNTIAAFRAGEQPTIVQVYDIGTADLMLSGQYVPARELMAQQGYRIDWTNYLPPIAAYYATSEGEMLSFPFNSSTAVMYWNRAAGRKAGIEQAPATWQDLGRALRAIKASGRACPMAMDFDSWALFEQFAAIHNLPIATKQNGYGGLDAEYIFNQGLIREHFNTLLAWYKEGLVQIRTKQAGQDPVTSFAADDCAVAFASIASHQSIRKTAVSGLDWTPALLPVWEGHSRINSRVGGASLWALRGRPAEEYKGAAAFFDFLAKPESETFWATETGYIPVTRTGYDSLKAQGFFQRPENVGREVAMESLLLTEPTENSRGLRLGNMTQFRAAYANEIQAAFAGQKTMDQALSALQDQGNQLLRRFEQTYRGKRLP, encoded by the coding sequence ATGCTTCGCAGATCCGTCATTGCCGTCGGCCTCGCCCTCGGCCTGCTCTCCCCAGCCCTCCCCCAGGGTCAAGCGCAGGCGCAGGCGCCGCGCCAGAACGTCACCTTCTGGTACGGGCTGACCGGCCAGCTTAGCGAGGTGGTGCAGCAGGTCTGCCAGCGCTTCAACGACAGCCAGGCGCAGTACCGCATCACCTGCGTCAGCCAGGGCGAGTACGCGCAGGCGCTGCAGAACACCATCGCCGCCTTCCGCGCCGGCGAGCAGCCCACCATCGTCCAGGTCTATGACATCGGCACCGCCGACCTGATGCTCTCGGGGCAGTACGTCCCGGCGCGCGAGCTGATGGCGCAGCAGGGCTACCGGATCGACTGGACGAACTACCTCCCCCCGATCGCCGCCTACTACGCGACCTCGGAGGGCGAAATGCTGTCCTTCCCGTTCAACTCCTCGACCGCGGTGATGTACTGGAACCGCGCGGCGGGCCGCAAGGCGGGCATCGAGCAGGCCCCGGCCACCTGGCAGGATCTCGGCCGGGCGCTGCGCGCCATCAAGGCCTCCGGCCGCGCCTGCCCGATGGCCATGGACTTCGACAGCTGGGCGCTGTTCGAGCAGTTCGCGGCCATCCACAACCTGCCGATCGCCACCAAGCAGAACGGCTATGGCGGGCTGGACGCGGAGTACATCTTCAACCAGGGCCTGATCCGCGAGCATTTCAACACGCTGCTCGCCTGGTACAAGGAAGGGCTGGTCCAGATCCGCACCAAGCAGGCGGGCCAGGACCCGGTGACCTCCTTCGCCGCCGATGACTGCGCGGTGGCCTTCGCCTCCATCGCGAGCCACCAGAGCATCCGCAAGACCGCGGTGTCCGGCCTGGACTGGACTCCGGCGCTGCTGCCGGTCTGGGAGGGCCACAGCCGCATCAACAGCCGCGTCGGCGGCGCCTCGCTCTGGGCGCTGCGCGGCCGCCCGGCCGAGGAATACAAGGGGGCCGCGGCCTTCTTCGACTTCCTGGCCAAGCCGGAATCCGAGACCTTCTGGGCGACCGAGACGGGCTATATCCCGGTGACCCGCACCGGCTATGACAGCCTGAAGGCCCAGGGCTTCTTTCAGCGCCCCGAGAATGTCGGGCGCGAGGTGGCGATGGAGAGTCTGCTGCTCACCGAGCCGACCGAGAATTCCCGCGGCCTTCGCCTGGGCAACATGACGCAGTTCCGCGCCGCCTATGCCAACGAGATCCAGGCGGCCTTCGCTGGCCAGAAGACCATGGACCAGGCGCTGAGCGCGCTGCAGGACCAGGGCAACCAGCTCCTGCGCCGCTTCGAACAGACCTATCGCGGCAAGCGCCTGCCCTGA
- a CDS encoding YncE family protein: MSRPASRLLLLALLAAPLAPAMAQNRAPDATPATVQTVPGMPPVTVPGNIYSETTSDKLAPVVRSDLPRIYVPNLRSNDVYVIDPETMKVVDRFKVGRGPQHVVPSWDLRTLWVTNNAEGKEDGSLTPIDAATGKPGEPIPVDDPYNMYFTPDGKSAIVVAEARKRLDFRDPHTMAMQFSIDTPECRGVNHADFSADGRYAIFTCEFGGRLAKIDMVEHKVAGYLKLSKGGMPQDIRVAPDGRTFYVADMMADGVFVLDGDSFTETGYVPTGPGTHGLYPSRDAKFLYIANRGSHKVHGARKGPGSVSVLDFASGRIVANWPIPGGGSPDMGNVSADGKTLWLSGRFDDVVYAFDTTTGAVKQIKVGAEPHGLTVWPMPGRYSLGHTGILR; this comes from the coding sequence ATGTCCCGCCCCGCTTCCCGGCTCCTTCTCCTGGCGCTGCTCGCCGCGCCCCTCGCCCCGGCCATGGCCCAAAATAGGGCTCCTGACGCGACGCCGGCCACCGTGCAGACCGTGCCCGGCATGCCGCCCGTGACCGTGCCCGGCAACATCTACAGCGAGACGACCAGCGACAAGCTGGCGCCGGTGGTGCGCAGCGACCTGCCGCGCATCTACGTGCCGAACCTCCGCTCCAACGATGTCTATGTCATCGATCCGGAGACGATGAAGGTCGTGGACCGCTTCAAGGTCGGGCGCGGTCCGCAGCATGTCGTGCCGTCCTGGGACCTGCGCACGCTCTGGGTGACCAACAATGCCGAGGGCAAGGAGGATGGCAGCCTCACGCCCATCGATGCCGCCACCGGCAAACCGGGCGAGCCCATCCCGGTGGACGACCCCTACAACATGTATTTCACGCCCGACGGCAAGTCGGCGATCGTGGTGGCGGAGGCCCGCAAGCGCCTCGACTTCCGTGACCCGCACACGATGGCGATGCAGTTCTCCATCGACACGCCGGAATGCCGCGGCGTGAACCATGCCGATTTCTCCGCCGACGGGCGCTATGCCATCTTCACCTGCGAGTTCGGCGGGCGCCTCGCCAAGATCGACATGGTGGAGCACAAGGTCGCGGGCTACCTGAAGCTCTCCAAGGGCGGCATGCCGCAGGACATCCGCGTGGCGCCGGATGGCCGTACCTTCTATGTTGCCGACATGATGGCCGATGGCGTCTTCGTCCTCGACGGCGACAGCTTCACCGAGACGGGCTATGTCCCCACCGGCCCGGGCACACATGGCCTCTATCCCAGCCGCGACGCGAAGTTTCTCTACATCGCCAACCGCGGCTCGCATAAGGTGCATGGCGCGCGAAAGGGGCCGGGCAGCGTCTCGGTGCTCGACTTCGCGAGCGGCAGGATCGTCGCCAACTGGCCCATCCCTGGCGGCGGCAGCCCCGACATGGGCAATGTCAGCGCCGACGGGAAGACGCTCTGGCTTTCCGGCCGCTTCGACGATGTGGTCTATGCCTTCGACACCACCACGGGGGCCGTGAAGCAGATCAAGGTCGGCGCGGAGCCGCATGGCCTGACCGTCTGGCCGATGCCGGGCCGTTACTCCCTGGGCCATACCGGCATCCTGCGCTGA
- a CDS encoding ABC transporter ATP-binding protein translates to MPAIVLDSVRKLYPGATTPSVSDVSLSLPERAFTVILGPSGCGKSTLLRMIAGLEGISGGEIRIHGRRVNEAEPKDRGCAMVFQNYALYPHMTVAENIAYPLKVAGLGRAERLARVREVAGTLALSEMLDRRPGQLSGGQRQRVAIGRAMVRQPKVFLFDEPLSNLDATLRGQMRTELRQLHERLQATSVLVTHDQIEAMTLADVMVVMRAGRVEQMGAPREVYERPRTRFVAGFLGSPAMNLWPARVAEDGCTALLEGGLAVPLGGSLAPGQAITLGIRPEHVAQGELAAQCEVIEDLGTSRLVHARLQGAAVLLHLPTEHPLRRGEALGLALPPERLHVFDGESEVRLLLRPLPWTGSSPRQDTELARG, encoded by the coding sequence ATGCCAGCGATCGTCCTGGACAGCGTCCGCAAGCTCTATCCCGGCGCCACCACCCCTTCGGTGAGCGATGTCTCGCTCAGCCTGCCCGAGCGCGCCTTCACCGTGATCCTCGGTCCCTCCGGCTGCGGCAAGTCCACGCTGCTGCGCATGATCGCGGGGCTGGAGGGCATCAGCGGCGGCGAGATCCGCATCCATGGGCGGCGGGTGAACGAGGCGGAGCCCAAGGACCGCGGCTGCGCCATGGTCTTCCAGAACTACGCCCTCTATCCGCATATGACGGTGGCCGAGAACATCGCCTATCCGCTCAAGGTGGCGGGGCTGGGGCGGGCCGAGCGCCTGGCCCGCGTGCGCGAGGTGGCGGGCACGCTGGCACTGTCCGAGATGCTGGATCGCCGGCCGGGGCAGCTCTCGGGTGGCCAGCGGCAGCGCGTCGCCATCGGCCGCGCCATGGTGCGGCAGCCGAAGGTCTTCCTCTTCGACGAGCCGCTGTCGAATCTCGACGCCACCCTGCGCGGCCAGATGCGCACCGAACTGCGCCAACTGCATGAGCGGCTGCAGGCCACCTCCGTGCTGGTGACGCATGACCAGATCGAGGCCATGACCCTGGCCGATGTGATGGTGGTGATGCGGGCCGGCCGGGTGGAGCAGATGGGCGCCCCGCGCGAGGTCTATGAGCGTCCGCGCACCCGCTTCGTGGCGGGGTTCCTCGGCTCGCCCGCGATGAATCTCTGGCCCGCCCGCGTCGCCGAGGATGGCTGCACCGCGCTGCTGGAAGGCGGCCTCGCCGTGCCGCTGGGCGGCTCGCTGGCGCCCGGGCAGGCGATCACCCTGGGCATCCGGCCCGAGCATGTGGCCCAGGGCGAGCTGGCCGCCCAGTGCGAGGTGATCGAGGATCTCGGTACCAGCCGCCTCGTGCATGCCCGGCTGCAGGGCGCCGCCGTCCTGCTGCACCTGCCCACGGAGCATCCGCTGCGGCGCGGCGAAGCGCTGGGCCTCGCCCTGCCACCGGAGCGCCTGCATGTCTTCGACGGCGAAAGCGAGGTGCGGCTCCTGCTGCGCCCGCTGCCCTGGACCGGCAGCAGCCCGCGGCAGGATACCGAACTGGCCCGGGGATGA
- a CDS encoding ethanolamine ammonia-lyase subunit EutB, which translates to MTGRTGLAGGERHRFEDLRHLLAAATPRRSGDELAGIAASSDAERVAARRVLADLPLKAFLSETVVPYETDEVTRLILDTHDAAAFSAMSHRTVGDFRDWLLSHEADSAALAALAPGLTPEMVAAVSKLMRNQDLIAVARKCRVETAFRNRIGLEGRLASRLQPNHPTDDARGIAVSVLDGLLHGSGDAVIGINPATDSLRNAVELLRMLDTLRERYGIPTQTCVLTHVTNSIRAIELGAPVDLVFQSVAGTEGANRGFGTDLATLREAHEAALSLKRGTLGDNVMYFETGQGSALSAEAHHGVDQQTLECRAHAVARAFRPLLVNTVVGFIGPEYLYDGKQILRAGLEDHCCGKLLGLPMGVDVCYTNHAEADGDDMDALMVLLGAAGVNFLIAVPGADDIMLNYQSLSFHDILALRSMLGLRPAPEFESWLERMEMLEPGGRMRPPLPQSPQAARLLTMARDA; encoded by the coding sequence ATGACGGGCCGGACCGGGCTGGCGGGCGGGGAGCGCCACCGCTTCGAGGATCTGCGGCACCTGCTGGCGGCCGCGACGCCACGGCGCTCGGGCGACGAGCTGGCGGGGATCGCGGCCAGCTCGGATGCGGAACGCGTGGCGGCGCGGCGGGTTCTGGCGGATCTGCCGCTGAAGGCCTTCCTGTCCGAGACGGTGGTGCCCTACGAGACGGACGAGGTGACGCGGCTGATCCTCGACACGCATGACGCGGCGGCTTTCTCGGCCATGTCGCACAGGACAGTGGGCGATTTCCGCGACTGGCTGCTGTCGCACGAGGCGGATTCCGCCGCGCTGGCGGCGCTGGCGCCGGGGCTCACGCCGGAAATGGTGGCGGCGGTGTCGAAGCTGATGCGCAACCAGGACCTGATCGCCGTGGCGCGGAAATGCCGCGTGGAGACGGCATTCCGCAACAGGATCGGGCTGGAGGGCAGGCTGGCGAGCAGGCTGCAGCCGAACCACCCCACCGACGATGCGCGGGGCATCGCCGTCTCGGTGCTGGACGGGCTGCTGCACGGCTCAGGCGATGCGGTGATCGGCATCAACCCGGCCACCGACAGCCTGCGCAACGCGGTGGAGCTGCTGCGCATGCTGGATACGCTGCGCGAGCGCTACGGGATTCCGACCCAGACCTGCGTGCTGACGCATGTGACGAACTCCATCCGCGCCATCGAGCTGGGCGCGCCGGTGGACCTCGTCTTCCAGTCCGTGGCGGGGACGGAGGGTGCCAATCGCGGCTTCGGCACCGATCTCGCCACACTGCGCGAGGCGCATGAGGCGGCGCTGTCGCTGAAGCGCGGCACGCTGGGCGACAACGTGATGTATTTCGAGACCGGGCAGGGTTCGGCCCTGTCGGCCGAGGCGCATCACGGGGTGGACCAGCAGACGCTGGAATGCCGCGCCCATGCGGTGGCGCGGGCCTTCCGGCCGCTGCTGGTGAACACGGTGGTCGGCTTCATCGGGCCGGAATACCTCTATGACGGCAAGCAGATCCTCCGCGCGGGGCTGGAGGATCATTGCTGCGGCAAGCTGCTCGGCCTGCCGATGGGGGTCGATGTCTGCTACACCAACCATGCCGAGGCCGATGGCGACGACATGGACGCGCTGATGGTGCTGCTCGGCGCGGCGGGGGTGAACTTCCTGATCGCCGTGCCGGGCGCGGACGACATCATGCTGAACTACCAGAGCCTTTCCTTCCACGACATCCTCGCGCTGCGCTCCATGCTGGGCCTGCGGCCCGCGCCGGAATTCGAATCCTGGCTGGAGCGCATGGAGATGCTGGAGCCCGGCGGGCGGATGCGCCCGCCCCTGCCGCAGAGCCCGCAGGCGGCGCGGCTGCTGACCATGGCACGGGACGCCTAG
- a CDS encoding ABC transporter permease subunit has protein sequence MVERRPLTDLATHLLLLLGVLSLLGPLWLAFVAATQDIAGANAVPMRLLPGPHLWENLQAAWLRGDLGTRFLTSFVVAVGVMAGKILIAMLAAFAVVFFDWRAKALVFWLIFVTLMLPLEVRIVPTYAVATNALRPFQAILDLTGATWLVRQLSGIEIALQWRMLNSYTGLILPLVATATGTFLYRQFFMTIPEELVEAARMDGAGPIRFLRDILLPLSRTNMAALATIMFVYAWNQYLWPLLVTTEPDRSTVMVQLARMIPRGDGLPEWNIVMAAALVVMLPPLLIVLLMQRWFVRGLIATEK, from the coding sequence ATGGTTGAACGCCGCCCGCTGACGGATCTCGCGACGCACCTGCTGCTGCTGCTGGGCGTGCTGTCGCTGCTGGGCCCGCTCTGGCTCGCCTTCGTCGCCGCCACGCAGGACATCGCCGGCGCCAATGCCGTGCCGATGCGCCTGCTGCCCGGCCCGCATCTGTGGGAGAACCTCCAGGCCGCCTGGCTGCGCGGCGATCTCGGCACGCGCTTCCTCACCAGCTTCGTGGTGGCGGTGGGGGTCATGGCCGGCAAGATCCTGATCGCCATGCTGGCCGCCTTCGCCGTGGTGTTCTTCGACTGGCGCGCCAAGGCGCTGGTCTTCTGGCTGATCTTCGTCACGCTGATGCTGCCGCTCGAGGTCCGCATCGTGCCGACCTATGCGGTCGCCACCAATGCGCTGCGCCCCTTCCAGGCGATCCTGGACCTGACCGGGGCGACCTGGCTGGTGCGGCAGCTCTCCGGCATCGAGATCGCGCTGCAATGGCGGATGCTGAACTCCTATACCGGACTGATCCTGCCGCTGGTGGCGACCGCCACGGGCACCTTCCTCTACCGCCAGTTCTTCATGACCATCCCGGAGGAGCTGGTGGAGGCCGCGCGCATGGATGGCGCCGGGCCGATCCGCTTCCTGCGCGACATCCTGCTGCCACTCTCGCGCACCAACATGGCGGCGCTGGCCACCATCATGTTCGTCTATGCCTGGAACCAGTATCTCTGGCCGCTGCTGGTCACCACCGAGCCCGACCGCAGCACCGTGATGGTGCAACTCGCCCGCATGATCCCGCGCGGCGACGGGCTGCCGGAATGGAACATCGTCATGGCGGCCGCGCTGGTCGTCATGTTGCCGCCGCTGCTGATCGTGCTGCTGATGCAGCGCTGGTTCGTGCGCGGCCTGATCGCCACCGAGAAATAG
- a CDS encoding class II aldolase/adducin family protein, whose translation MNVTTPPASLRGISAEEWKIRCELAALYRLVAYHRMTDLIYTHISARLPGPDHYFLINRYGVMFHEMRASDLVKIDLDGNVVEEDASSKPVNAAGFTIHSAIHMTREDAAYVVHTHTSAGIAVSAQKEGLLPISQHALKFYGHLAYHGYEGIALDLDERERLVADLGQHRAMILRNHGLLVTGRTAAEAFNNIYYLERACQAQVAALSAGMDQIVFPPEEVRLRTAAQFNRSDSPHIYDLAWTAALRLVDDDKVDYRS comes from the coding sequence ATGAACGTGACCACGCCGCCTGCCAGCCTCCGGGGGATCAGCGCGGAGGAATGGAAGATCCGCTGCGAGCTCGCGGCGCTCTACCGGCTCGTCGCCTATCACCGGATGACGGACCTCATCTACACCCATATCAGCGCCCGCCTGCCAGGGCCCGACCACTACTTCCTGATCAACCGCTATGGCGTGATGTTCCACGAGATGCGGGCCAGCGACCTGGTGAAGATCGACCTGGACGGCAACGTGGTCGAGGAGGACGCTTCCTCCAAGCCGGTCAATGCCGCGGGCTTCACCATCCACTCCGCGATCCACATGACGCGGGAGGATGCGGCCTATGTCGTCCATACCCATACCAGCGCCGGCATCGCCGTTTCGGCGCAGAAGGAGGGGCTGCTGCCGATCAGCCAGCACGCGCTGAAGTTCTACGGCCACCTCGCCTATCACGGCTATGAGGGCATCGCCCTGGATCTCGACGAGCGCGAGAGGCTGGTCGCCGATCTTGGCCAGCACCGGGCGATGATCCTGCGCAACCATGGCCTGCTGGTCACGGGCCGCACGGCGGCGGAGGCCTTCAACAACATCTACTACCTGGAGCGCGCCTGCCAGGCGCAGGTGGCGGCGCTCTCGGCCGGCATGGACCAGATCGTCTTCCCGCCGGAGGAGGTGCGGCTGCGGACCGCGGCCCAGTTCAACCGTTCCGATTCCCCGCATATCTACGACCTCGCCTGGACCGCTGCGCTGCGCCTCGTCGATGACGACAAGGTGGATTATCGTTCATGA